Proteins encoded in a region of the Solanum dulcamara chromosome 9, daSolDulc1.2, whole genome shotgun sequence genome:
- the LOC129902934 gene encoding kiwellin-like: MANLAFLSLIFTLFISNSNAISQCNGPCNTLNDCDGQLICINGKCNDDPNVGTNICKNSRPSVPSPTPTNTCGPSGTVNCNGIHPIYRCSPPVTDSTPAQLTLNDFSRGGDGGGPSSCDGQYHDNNEKIVALSTGWFAGRSRCGKMILIRANSNGRTVTAKVVDECDSTMGCDEEHAFQSPCKNNIVDGSIAVWSALGLDTNLGIVPVTWSMV, translated from the coding sequence ATGGCCAATTTAGCCTTTCTTTCACTAATTTTCACCCTTTTCATCTCTAATTCGAACGCCATTTCCCAATGTAACGGCCCTTGTAACACCTTGAACGATTGTGATGGTCAATTAATTTGCATAAACGGAAAATGTAACGATGACCCTAACGTCGGAACCAACATTTGCAAAAATAGCCGTCCTTCCGTCCCATCTCCTACTCCAACCAATACATGTGGTCCGTCTGGCACAGTCAATTGCAACGGTATACACCCGATATACCGTTGCTCGCCACCTGTCACCGACTCAACGCCCGCTCAACTTACCCTCAACGACTTCAGTAGAGGCGGAGACGGGGGTGGTCCATCATCATGTGATGGGCAATATCATGACAACAACGAAAAAATAGTGGCATTGTCCACCGGATGGTTCGCGGGACGTTCAAGGTGTGGTAAAATGATACTTATTCGCGCTAATAGTAACGGGAGGACCGTAACGGCTAAAGTGGTTGATGAATGTGATTCTACTATGGGTTGTGATGAGGAACATGCTTTTCAAAGTCCATGTAAAAATAACATAGTGGATGGTTCCATTGCTGTGTGGAGTGCTTTAGGGTTGGATACAAATTTGGGTATAGTTCCTGTCACTTGGTCCATGGTCTAG
- the LOC129903855 gene encoding BEL1-like homeodomain protein 8, whose protein sequence is MGEQVSEFHVAQQSRRERLRITNSEELGIIHQPYQYGNISYDPSVGLSSSEMINFSTMTTSTDVVTQNCNTWKSHGGLQHSSCGWNNVTNFNSSTGSVGIEDNNLNPMFVVGGGGGRRGTLSGSLNLNSSITDVKPNFFGGYTEMQQSQCVSTNLSTSNIEFSSSVLYHDTLQEVVKSATAGNQGVDVGRIGSWTENESGIPLLPNCMDQSRELYNKNCELGSNSRINVPDNSSAQGLALSLSPVPRTNTMQMEKRNNAIVSENFAIAHRSAVPLGPFTGYATILKSSKFLRPAQQLLDELCDLAAGSSNVIKCSNLSKKVRDGFRVSCDVAAESSSGGGGVGDSGGLNESNVCPEYLQKKAKLIFMQDEICKRYKQYHQQMQMVFSSFETVAGLSAATPYISLALKTVSQHFKSLRNAITDHLKNIRQALGEDLPSPASGMSNKGDGNSSRLKFVDQTSLHKQKSCGGAGVAFFESQHVWRPQRGLPERAVAILRAWLFDHFLHPYPTDSDKHMLASQTGLTRNQVSNWFINARVRVWKPMVEEIHMLETKGGGLGGDQTGSSIRKSDVNKVMTERTNHVNCGQHLNNVLLNMSGVVMPEKHDDYEGIVGPSERLDDCSSDHMWRNQEKRSRIECHNIPADSSMVGSLMGFVPYQRNALEIGGNIGAVSLTLGLRQNAEAAQQQQQLQLHEHRLRQQFGGHMIHDFVD, encoded by the exons ATGGGTGAACAAGTATCTGAATTTCATGTAGCACAACAAAGCCGGAGAGAAAGGTTGAGGATTACTAATTCGGAGGAATTAGGTATTATTCATCAGCCATATCAGTATGGAAATATTTCATATGATCCATCAGTAGGACTGTCGTCGTCTGAAATGATTAATTTTTCAACGATGACGACTAGTACTGATGTTGTTACACAAAATTGTAACACTTGGAAAAGTCACGGTGGGTTACAACATTCTAGCTGTGGATGGAATAATGTAACGAATTTTAATTCGAGTACTGGATCTGTTGGTATTGAGGATAACAATTTGAATCCAATGTTTGTTgttggaggaggaggaggaagaagaggaacgTTATCTGGATCATTGAATTTGAACAGTAGTATTACTGATGTGAAGCCTAATTTTTTTGGAGGTTATACCGAAATGCAGCAGTCACAGTGTGTGAGTACTAATTTATCGACTAGTAATATCGAGTTTAGCTCTTCTGTACTTTATCATGATACACTTCAAGAAGTTGTTAAGTCTGCTACAGCAGGGAATCAAGGTGTTGATGTTGGTCGTATTGGGTCGTGGACTGAGAATGAAAGTGGAATTCCTTTGCTTCCAAATTGTATGGATCAATCGCGCGAATTGTACAATAAGAATTGTGAATTGGGATCGAATTCTAGAATCAATGTTCCTGATAACTCGAGTGCTCAGGGCTTGGCTCTTTCACTTTCACCAGTTCCTAGAACGAATACGATGCAAATGGAAAAGAGGAACAATGCAATAGTATCTGAAAATTTTGCAATTGCACATAGAAGTGCAGTGCCACTTGGTCCTTTTACAGGTTATGCAACGATACTCAAAAGCTCGAAATTTCTAAGGCCAGCACAACAATTGTTGGATGAGCTTTGTGATCTTGCAGCAGGTTCATCAAATGTGATTAAATGTTCAAATTTATCGAAGAAAGTTCGTGATGGTTTTAGGGTTTCTTGTGATGTTGCTGCTGAGTCTTCATCAGGAGGTGGTGGTGTCGGAGATTCGGGTGGTTTGAATGAGTCCAATGTGTGCCCTGAGTACTTGCAAAAGAAGGCGAAGCTAATATTTATGCAGGACGAG ATTTGTAAAAGGTACAAGCAATATCATCAGCAAATGCAAATGGTCTTCTCGTCTTTTGAAACCGTGGCTGGTCTTAGTGCAGCTACCCCGTACATTTCCCTAGCTCTCAAAACAGTCTCACAACATTTTAaatcgctgaggaatgctataACGGATCACCTGAAAAACATAAGGCAAGCGTTAGGTGAGGACCTGCCATCCCCTGCATCTGGCATGAGTAATAAAGGCGATGGAAATTCATCGAGGTTGAAATTCGTTGACCAGACGTCGTTACATAAACAGAAAAGTTGTGGTGGAGCCGGGGTCGCTTTTTTTGAATCACAACATGTTTGGAGACCTCAAAGAGGCTTACCAGAACGCGCTGTGGCTATTCTTAGAGCTTGGCTTTTCGATCACTTCCTTCACCC GTACCCTACAGATAGTGATAAACACATGTTGGCTTCTCAAACTGGCTTAACTAGAAACCAG GTTTCTAATTGGTTCATCAATGCACGTGTTCGTGTATGGAAACCGATGGTTGAAGAAATTCATATGTTGGAGACTAAAGGAGGAGGATTGGGAGGAGATCAAACCGGTTCCAGTATAAGAAAGTCCGATGTGAATAAGGTCATGACAGAACGAACGAACCATGTAAATTGTGGCCAACATTTGAATAATGTACTACTCAACATGAGCGGTGTAGTAATGCCAGAGAAGCATGACGACTATGAAGGAATAGTTGGACCCTCGGAACGATTAGATGATTGTAGCAGTGATCATATGTGGAGAAATCAAGAAAAGCGTTCAAGGATAGAGTGTCACAATATCCCTGCTGATTCAAGCATGGTCGGATCGTTGATGGGGTTTGTACCTTACCAAAGAAATGCACTTGAAATCGGAGGTAACATTGGAGCTGTGTCATTGACATTAGGGCTAAGGCAAAACGCTGAGGCtgcacaacaacaacagcagttGCAACTACACGAACATCGACTTAGGCAGCAGTTTGGAGGTCACATGATTCATGACTTTGTAGATTGA
- the LOC129902744 gene encoding DNA-directed RNA polymerases II, IV and V subunit 11: MNAPDRYERFVVPEGVKKVSYERDTKIMNAATFTVEREDHTIGNIVRMQLHRDDNVLFAGYKLPHPLQYKILLRIQTTSQSSPMQAYNQAINDLDKELDHLKNQFEGELAKHTRDY; this comes from the exons ATGAATGCTCCAGATCGTTACGAACGATTCGTCGTTCCAGAAGGCGTTAAGAA GGTTTCGTATGAGAGGGATACGAAGATCATGAATGCTGCTACATTTACTGTTGAAAGAGAGGACCATACAATCGGGAACATTGTTCGCAT GCAACTACATAGGGATGATAATGTTCTGTTTGCTGGGTACAAGTTGCCTCATCCTCTTCAGTACAAAATCCTGCTCAGG ATTCAAACAACAAGCCAGTCCTCACCTATGCAGGCGTATAACCAGGCTATAAATGATCTTGATAAGGAACTTGACCATCTGAAGAATCAATTTGAG